The DNA segment ATGCTCAAGGACGTGCCGCCCGGCGAGCTGCTGACCGCGATCCGAGCCGTGCACAGCGGCGACGCGGTCGTGGCCCCCTCCACCACCCGGCGCCTGCTGGACCGGTTCGCGCCGATGCTGCCCGCCGCCGGCAAGGAGCCCCAGTACAAGGAACTGGAACGGCTCACCGACCGCGAGCGCGAGGTCATGGTGCTGGTCGCGCAGGGCCTGTCGAACGGCGAGATCGCCGCCCGCCTGGTCCTGTCCGAGGCGACCGTGAAGACCCACGTGGGCCGCATCCTGACCAAGCTCGGCCTGCGGGACCGGGTGCAGGTGGTGGTCCTGGCGTACGAGACCGGTCTGGTGCGGGCCGGCGGACACGGCTGACGCGCCGCGCGGCCGTCGGTAGGGTGCGCGCATGCTCCTGTGGATCAACGGCCCCTTCGGGGGCGGCAAGACACAGACCGCACACGAGATCCAGCGACGGCTGCCGGGCAGCGTGATCTGCGACCCCGAGCATCCAGGTTTCGGTCTCCATCGCATGCTGCCGCCCGAACTGCGCGGAGACTTCCAGGACCTGGCGTCCTGGCGGCAGGGCGTCGTCGAGGTCCTCGACCTCGCCCTGACCCGGCACGAGGGCGTGGTGATCGCCCCCATGACGGTCACCGACTCCGCCCACTTCGCCGACACCGTGGGCAGGCTGGGCGAACTCGGTCACGACGTACGGCACTTCACGCTCCTCGCCGAGCGGGAGACGGTGCTGCGGCGGCTGCGCGAGCGCGGCCTCGGGCGTCTGCTCCGGCGCAGCGCCGGAAAGAGTGCCGCTCCGGCCCGGGAGAGCTGGGCGGTACGGCGGCTCGACCACTGCCTGGAGCGGTTGCGTGAACCGGAGTTCGCCGAGCATCTGTGGACCGACCGGTCCACCGTGCCGAAGACCGCGGACCGCATCGCCGTCCTGGCCGGGCTGACGCTG comes from the Streptomyces sp. NBC_00820 genome and includes:
- a CDS encoding response regulator transcription factor, with the translated sequence MAIRVMLVDDQVLLRTGFRMVLAAQPDMEVVAEAGDGVEALQVLRDTSVDVVLMDVRMPKLDGVEATRRICAEPEPPKVLILTTFDLDEYAFSGLKAGASGFMLKDVPPGELLTAIRAVHSGDAVVAPSTTRRLLDRFAPMLPAAGKEPQYKELERLTDREREVMVLVAQGLSNGEIAARLVLSEATVKTHVGRILTKLGLRDRVQVVVLAYETGLVRAGGHG
- a CDS encoding AAA family ATPase is translated as MLLWINGPFGGGKTQTAHEIQRRLPGSVICDPEHPGFGLHRMLPPELRGDFQDLASWRQGVVEVLDLALTRHEGVVIAPMTVTDSAHFADTVGRLGELGHDVRHFTLLAERETVLRRLRERGLGRLLRRSAGKSAAPARESWAVRRLDHCLERLREPEFAEHLWTDRSTVPKTADRIAVLAGLTLRPNNEGALRTRLRQVRVGLRHIRFD